CAAATTTGCTCTATGATGTAAAGTCCAAGACCCATGCCTGCACTGGTGTTTTTATCGCCTCTTACGAAGGCTTGCATGTAGTGTTCTATCGGATGAGCTAGAGGGTTGCCTAAATTTTTAACAGTTATTCTGTTGCTTTCGCATATCACGATAGCCTTTTTGTCGTTGGCGTATTTTAGGGCATTGTCTATTAAATTTTTGATCGCAAGAGAAAACAGCTGGAAATCAACTCTTAAAAGCATATCCTCTTTTATCTCGCAAGTTACTTTTTCGTGAAATTTATCAAGCATAAGCATGTCTTCGACTTGTTCGAGTATCAGTGAAAAATGACACTCTTGATAGTTTAGTGCGTAGCTTTTTGATAGAAGTTGCTCGACTTTGCTAAATTCATTAATTAGCATTTCAAGGCGCTCAAAGACATTTATGAGGCGTGATTTTTGCGTATCGTTTGACACCATTTCAGAGACTATGCGACCCTTGCCTATGGGTGTTTTTAACTCGTGCATTATAGCTCGCAAAAACAACTGTCTTGAGCGTATGAGCTCTCTTATCTTGCAAACTGCGTTATCAAATTCAAGCGCGACTTGCGATATTTCATCTTGGGCTTTTGCGTTAGGTAGAGGGCAGATAACCGTGTCCATGTTTCCAGCGGCAAATCTTCTTATGTCTTTACTTAACTTTTTAAGC
This is a stretch of genomic DNA from Campylobacter sp. RM6914. It encodes these proteins:
- a CDS encoding ArsS family sensor histidine kinase codes for the protein MKYSITTKITIIFAIAFSLMCLLFLTFANIQRDNAVDKLRSKQVSAISYLLTLYERANPPKDLEHYFKNFGLEYVGNKNLANAVVDNGEHIFARHTPLGLVQSILYKNDLYLLIKNPSFQLLLESNDVRHVNDPLWMGFFVISALLISLYVSVLKSLLPLKKLSKDIRRFAAGNMDTVICPLPNAKAQDEISQVALEFDNAVCKIRELIRSRQLFLRAIMHELKTPIGKGRIVSEMVSNDTQKSRLINVFERLEMLINEFSKVEQLLSKSYALNYQECHFSLILEQVEDMLMLDKFHEKVTCEIKEDMLLRVDFQLFSLAIKNLIDNALKYANDKKAIVICESNRITVKNLGNPLAHPIEHYMQAFVRGDKNTSAGMGLGLYIIEQICQMQKFELNYAYEDGYHCFKISPSTTKK